A region of the Alligator mississippiensis isolate rAllMis1 chromosome 5, rAllMis1, whole genome shotgun sequence genome:
AGGATCTGCCAGACGTCGGGGTCCAGGATCCCCTGCTGGTACACGGGCACCCCCTCGGGGGCCTGGCGCTTCAGCTCCCAGTACATGGCCCGGGACAGCGGCGCCTTCTCGTTCACGATCATGTAGCTGACGTTGGCCATCCCTTGCCGGGACAGCTTCTCGCGCAAGCCGCCAAGGCTGGGAGGAGCGAAGAGCCGGGATGAGGAGacgggatgctgctgcagcagagcggcTGGCTTCAGCCCCCGGCCGGCTCTTCCCCgcgccccccagccccacgggagccccaagcccacctGTTAGCTTGCTTGAGACAGAACTGTCAGCTGGCCTTCAAAAGCGCCACCACCGTCACCTGCCCCAGCGCCTCGTCCATCGGGACCGTCCCATTGATCTTCCACAGCGGAGCTGGCTGGCAGATGCGGTCGGTGACTTCCGCCAGCACGGTGGCCACCAGCCCCAGGAGAGCGGCCACGGCCAGGGACGGAGGCCCCATCCTGGCCGCCCTGCCTAAGCCTGGGGAGCGAGAGGAGTGTTACGAGTCGTGTTGAGCCTGACCTCTCTCCTGCACACGTGGGGGAACAGCCAAGACATGGGACGGGGTCAGACAGACGCACGGCCACATTTCCAGGGGCTCCTCTAAGCCCCTCGGGTGGCCCTAACCTGGGGAGCAGCTACCCGTGCCTGGGAATACAGCACgctgccttccccccacaaccGAGACCCGGTTTTCCCTGCAGTGCTTGGACTCCCACATCTGCAGCAGCCACGTGCAATATGTTCACACGCTGAACAGGTCTACATTACACCCGTGCCAAAAtacagccacctctggggaggaCCCCCAACAGCTATACGCCGCAGGACACAGCACAGCTGAAGCGGAGATCTCCACACCCGGTAAAGAGAAGCAGACGGGGTTTTGGGGGGACAGAGTCCCTGGTGCACAGGGACCAACCCGTTTGTACATCGAGAAGGTCAGCAGCCACAGACAACGCAATGGGGGAGCCCAGCTCTAATCCCGCAGCGGCACCAACCCCGCTGTGCTCCGGGGGCCCGCTAGCCCCTTGGCCCAGAGCTCTGCCACTGCGGAGAACCCGGAGACTTGGGCTCGTCCCGGCTGCGCCCCGGCGGACGTGCCTGAACACAGCCCAGAGGCCAACCCTCGTTTCAGACATCCCTGGCTCCTTCTCACAACCCCCCGACCCCTCCAATGCATGCAtcttgcccccaccccaatccctggGGCCTCATCCTGGCAGCTGCTGAGCTCCCTGCGCTTCCCCAGGTCTAGTCACCCCGTCCCCAAGATGGAAAAGAGAGGAGATACTCTGCCTTCACCCCGCAGCTCTGTCccgggctgggctgctctctccacccagccccagccagttccTGCTCCCTTTTAtttcccagcccagctctctccaCCCAGGAGGGAGGGATAAGGgagggctgcagccccctgcccctgcccgagaGAGGACAAACAAGGCGGAGATGGCACTCGCTGGTGCCGCATGACTTGTCCCTTCAAATGCTTTCCAGCCCTcgctgcagcagctggacctAGGCAGTGCCAGGGCACAAGACCAGGGGAAGCTGCTGGTATCCTGCCCAGGCCCTCGGCAGCCGGCGCAGGATGTTTGCTGCAAGAAACCAAACCACTGTTCGAAAAGCAGCTTTCTGCTCATCCGGCCGCCGGGTCCTGCCCGTCCGGGCTAGCCAAGTCGCCAGGTGGAGCCGGGCCCAAGCGGATGCCCCTGTTTGATGCTCCGGGACTGCACCCCGAGGATGTGAGAGACACCCCGGATGCACCCCCCGTTGGTgctgtcagcaggggaggaggaagacctCTCCATGCCCCTCGGTCCCACCAGGCGCCCAGGGGACACAAGCCCCTTCCCCGGCACCCCGCCCTGCTcacaggaggggcaggctgctccgagccagaggcaggcagccgTGGGGGTGCTGGACCCGGGCCCTGCTGCCCTTTGTCCACACAGCGGCACAGGACAGTGCTGGCAGCTCCTccgatggggaaactgaggcaggagagaCGCATGACAGCAGGACCCCAGAGCCCCCCGCTTTCCCGTGCATTAGCTACCAGACCGTCCTCAGGGGCAGACTAGCTTCACAACGAGCCTTGCCCGCTTGCCTGGGGCTGCAGCGGGGAAGCTGGAGACCCCCGAGTCCCGGCAGCACCCAGGCCACCGGGCGGGAGCTCGCTGCCAGGAGCGGGGAGCAAATATTTGCGCAGTTCATTGCGCTGGACGCCGGGCAAACACGGGCTAGGCCGGCGAGGGGCCGGGCCCAGGGCCCCGGTGCAGACAAGCAGAGCCGGGCACGCGGGTGCGGGGCGAGAGTCCCACCCGAGACACGTCCCCGGAAACAGAGAGGAAAGGGCATTTCCTACGGCCCCCGGGCAGCCCTCCCCCCGCCACCTCAGTCATGCCGCTCCCTGCGTGTGCCAGGatcccccgccctgccccgtgCGGGGGGCCACACACCCCCGCCACCCCCACCACAGGGCTGCGAGCTGCCAGGGCACGGTGGCATGGAGGTGCACCCCGGCCAGCCCCATTGCAGGGCTCGGCTCCTCCCGGCTGGAAGAGGCTGAGCTCAAGGGGAGTCTCCCCGAGCCGGCAGCAGTACAGGGTCTCTGATACCCAACCCCACCGACTTCAGATGCAGCACTGCTTTATACCGGGATAAGGGCTCTAACAGACGTTCCCGCCCCTCGTCCCGCCTCAAGCCCCAGGGGAGTGCCCGGATGAACCCTTTCCGCCCCGGGACAATCATGGGCCAATGCGCTGCGTGTGCAAACCCCCCCGAAACCGGATCGGAGGCGAGTGTGACCCGCCCGGCGGGCCCGATCCCTGCGCAACCCCGCCTCGCCCCACCCCCGCCTGGGCGGATCcatcgtggggggggggggacaggcacctcccccccgcccggccatggacccgcccaggccccgcCCACAgcgcccggcccggctccacgtGCGCACCCGGCCAAGGTCAGGGTTGGGGGGCATATATTTCGGGAGGGCAgaaatgtgggggtggggggggcagagattttTTTGGAGGGGCAGAAATGGGTCGGGGGGGGGCTTGTGTGCAGGTGTGCATTCCCCCCCCCGGAAAGGATCATTGCGAGGGTGCAAATTGCCGTGTGTGCAAAGCCAGGGCATGTGGGGTACCCCCAAAAGCGTGGAGTATCTCCAGCGGCATTACCAAGGCTGGACTAGAgctgcaccttacagactaactgaatccGTGGTGAGTGGCGGATGCTCCGACATCGCCCCGCCGCCGCTAGCCTGCGCCCTGCGCGTCCGCGCGTGGCGTCTGCAGGGAGCGCGTGCTCCTGCGAGCGTGTTCTGCATCTGTGTAACCCGCGCGGGTGCGGGCAGGCGGTGGAGGAcgccggctcggctcggctcggctcggggGTTTGACCGCAGGGAAATCATCgcgggtttttctgttgcagagaactgcGGAAGGCCGCAAAGGCGGACTGCTGCGGCGGGCGCTGGGTTTATCCTCCGAGTCGCATTTGAACGCCCAACAGCTGTGACGCGGCCCGAGGCACCCCGCATGCTGCGGCACCCCGTTTGAGAGTCCCCGCGTGAATCTACAAGGTGCAGCTCTCCCTTGCCTCGTGCCCGATTCATGCTAACACGGCTCACACTTCCCTAAGGCCACGCTGTTCGCTCCCGCTTGGCCTGGCAGTCGTACCACCTTCGTGGCAGCAGCACGCCTCCACCGGATTCAGCCCTTTGAGCAAACGGGGCTTTTCCTCCGAAAGGaaccagggcaggggagcagattTGCACGACTTTCCCAGTGCTGAATCTCCTCCCGCTTTCCCTCTGATCTGACTGCAGCCGGCATCGCCTGCCCTGGCCGCGGCATGGCTGCATCTGTGAGCCGCCTGTGCCACGTCGCCTTCCACGTGCCCcgtgggcagggcctggccagtGACCTGGTGACCAAGTTTCGCTTCCGCCCCGTGGCCGTGCGGGAGACGGCGCGCGCCCGGCAGCTGGCTGTCTGCAAAGGCGCTGCCGTCTTCGTCGTCAACGAAAGGCGGGAGGCAGCCCCGTGCTCTGGTCCCACGTGGCCGTCGCCGGGCCCTGGAGCCAGCGACTTCCTGTACGACGTGGACCCCGCGTATGCCGTGAGCACGGCCTGCAACGTGTGCTTCGAGCTGGAGGACATCCCCGGCGTCTCCCGGCGCCTCCAGGACCGGGGATGCCGCCTGGCCGTGCCGCCCACCGAGGTGACGGACGCCGACGGCTCTGTCACCTACTCCGTGGTGCGGTCCATCGTGGGCAACGTCAGCCACACCCTGCTGGACCGCTCCCGATACCGAGGACCCTTCTTGCCCGGCTTCCACGCCGTGACCGCTGCCCCCGAGGGGCCGCCGGATGGGGCCGAGATCACCCACGTGGACCACATCACGTACGCCTGCCCCCGGGGCAGCGCACGCACCGTGCTGGACTGGTACGAGAGCTGCTTCGGCTTCCGGCGCTTCCTCCTGCACGGGGCCGAGGATGCAGGCGAGGGCTACGTGATCCGGGGTCGGGGCGTGGGGCTGCGGCTCATGGCCCTGCAGGGTGGCCGAGCTGAGCGGGCCCGGCCCACGGACGGCTGCAAGCTGGTGCTGGCCGAGTCCCTGCCGGAGCAGGGGCAAAACCAGGTGGACACCTTCTTGGAGCAGCACGGCGGGGCCGGCGTCCAGCACATCGGGCTCTACACCACGGACATCGTTTCCACGGCCCAAACCCTGGCAGCGGCCGGCGTGCAGTTTGTGGAGCCACCCCGCACCTACTACAGCGAGGCGGGTAAGACGGAAGAGATCCAGGGGGCTGGACAGGACCCCGGGGCGCTGGCACGGCACGGCATCCTGCTGGACGCGGAGCTGGCTGGGGAGAGCCCTTCGGCGAGGAGGTACTTGATGCAGATCTTCACCAAGCCTTTCTTCCCCGAGGAGACCTTCTTCCTGGAGCTCATCGAGCGCCGGGGGGCCTCGGGCTTCGGGGAGGGCAACATCCGGGCCCTGTGGAAGTCTGTACAGGGCTACATGGACCGGCAGCGCTAGGACAACACCACGGCCTCACGAGGCCAGCAGTTCTAGGGGTGCCTTGCGGGTGGCGGGGAGAAGGGGACGGAGGTCTGCAAAGCCCTCGGGCAGTCAGGCCCCTGGCCTGTGGCTTGCTcgtcctcttcccctctcccagtgccCAGGGGTCGATCCTTATCCAGTGCCATGGCTCCCATGGAGGTTATAAGTGGGTTGAGGGGCCCTTGGTTCACCCCCCTGGGAAGGCAGAAGGGCGGCTGGGGGGGAGCCGACGTTCCCAGGGccgctccagctggggctgcaccgatTTCTCACCGTTCCTGAGCCATCGGGCGCTCACTGGGCTTTACTGCCCTCTCCACCCAGCCCGTGGGACAGCTCCGGTCTCATGCAGCCTCTAGCAGGGTCCTGAGGCCAGTCCAGAGCAGAGCTCCAGGGAGGCTGATGGCCAGGACGGGGCCCGTCCCTCCCGGGGCCACGGCCGGGGCTAGAAGCTACGTAAACCCTCCAGAGCCCCATGAGCACCCACAGGCCGCAGGGCTTCCCCCGGCTGGAGCCTGGagttctcccagggctgcagaggggaAAGCAGGGCCCTGCAACCACACTCCTGCCCCGTCCTCGGGTCTCGGGAGCAGCTCGGCCCCAGCCTTGCCCGAAACAGCACAGCACCACGCTGCTGTTCCCCAGCCCCCGGGGCAGGAGGGCAGCCCCCGCTCTGCCTTTGCCAGCACACACTCCTGCTCTTTCCTCCCACAGGGAAGACTTGCCCCATAAGGGCCAGGAACATGTTGGTTACTTGAATTACTGAATTAAAAGTCAGAAATGCTGCTTTTTCCTGCCCACGAGGAGCTTTCTGTCGCCGGCTGCATGCAACACACCCCAATTCTTCTGCCGGGGACAGGGAACGGGCACGGTCTGTGCGCCCAGGGGCACTGCGCCCCGCACACAGCGCTGACGGGGGGGCAATGCAGCAAGTGCAGGAGGTGGCCGCTTGCCCACGGAGCAGTGAATCCCACTACGCTCACGTGGCCCAAGCTGGTTTCTTTATCCTGCGCAACTCTGCCTGGCCTCAGACCCATCTCCCACGCCGTTTGCCTGGCtacctccaccctggctggggtcgGGCATTTCCCTGCTATTTTGCTTCCAGGGCTCAAGGAAGGAGGGAGTCGTATGACGTTGAGTGGAGCCACAAACCTGACTTCTAAATGTCTCAGTTAAAAAAGAGGATTTATTAAGAAAACATTGGTAAAAGCAGAGATAAAAGTAACCGGCACCTGGTGCTCCGACCAGCATCTGATATAGCCTTCCAGAGAGCCAGGACTACCGCCGGCAGGGCTCTCGCAGGGGTCTCtggctgctgggaggagcagacggGCAGCGGGTGGAGATGCAGCTGGCTCCCTGTGGCATCATTTTCCCATCCCTAGGTGCACACAGACCCCACCATTACCAaggggggagatggcagggaagggtgtTGGCGCCTCACCCTGCAGGAAACGTCCTGTTCCGATGACGAGTCCACCCTGCATCCGAGTCGACCACGCGCAGGCTGACCCTCTGGTCTCAGGTTCAGTTttgagggttaaaaaaaaaacaaaaaacgcaGCTTTTTCCCCTCAATATAAGCCCATAACTATAGACAGACTGAACGCTCTTGCAAAGTCTAGCAGAAGCGTCCAGTAAACCAGGAGAGACTCACGGGACTAAATACCCTAAAAACAATAGTGATGATCTGAAATGGGAACGATACGCTCGTCCAGGCTCCTCCGCCGGCAGCCTCGGCCAGCGGGACAATCCCCCGGGGTGCAAGAGGGAGATTTGGTCCGGTCCAGATGCGCAGGGAGCCAGGGACTGGCAGCTGGAGCTCCCCAAGCTCGGACTCGGGGTGCTGCTCCAGAAAGAAACCCCACTTGACCTGTCCCCCGCCGGCAGCTCTGCTccgtgggggagcaggggtctcCAGTCCGGGGCTGACAAGCCAGTCAGACATGTCCTGCCGGAGCCTGGAAACCGTCCTGGGGAAGCCCATGGCTTCTCACCATGAAAGGTGAGTACCTCTCTCACCAGGCCGGAGCTGCCGGCCAAGAGGAGAGGACATTTCCTTTTCCCTGGGGACGGCCCCTCTTGCTCCGGTTTGAGGCAGCTACAAGGAGGCCTCAGAGACGCAGGGCACCGTGCCTCAGTCGTTGTGCCCCCCCTGGGCTCCACGCACCCAGCGCTGTGATCTGCAGCAACGTGGAGCTGGGCGGGGAGCCGGCGTCTGTGGGGAGTCCAGCCGCACACCAGCCCCTGCCGAACGGGGGACGACACCCCACACCTTTCGCCCCAGGACTCACCGGTGGGGTCCAATCCTGACCGATCCAGCCGGAGACAGCAGTCACTTTGCTTTGAGGAAGGCGTGAAGGGAGAGCTGTCCCCTGGCCAGGCCGCCATCTGCATCCGTGCCTGCCTTCACCCGGCCAGGCGGGCGGGGGGCATCCTCGAGGGCGGCACCCCGCTTCCGcttggagacctgggttcagggATGGAGGAAAAAGCCAGTCCCCTGCGCTCATGGGACCACGGAGGCAAGGAGTCTCCCAAAACAGCCAGGGCAAACCCTGCCATGCAGCTACTTGGCACCAAGGCCCTACCACTCCCTGGGGGGGAAGGAGTTGCCCCTGCTGGAGGAAGGCAAAGCCCCCGCAGACCCAAGGGAAAATCCCTCCCTGACTACACATGGGGCCCTGGGTCTGTCCCTGAGTGGGacagccagcccccagccagggacCTCTGGGTTTCTCAGCACCGGCAGCATCGCTGGCACCCCCCAGCGCCTCCCGCAAGCGGAGAAAatcccctcctggccccacctgTGACCCCAAGGTGTGGAGCAAAGTGCTCCAGGAGACTGAACTTGagtgccccagggggagggcaggagcgcAGGGGCCCGTCAAGGTCTGACACCCCAGGGGCAGAAGCGGAGACActcagggggtcccagcagacaAGTAGTGCCCTGCGCACGGGGGAAGGAAGAGACTCCCCCAGCTCTACCCACGTAGGGCAGGGCTGAGACATGCTGTGCTGCGGTCCCGGACACTGGCCATGCCCACGCTGAGGTGCTCACCGTGCGGGGCATCTTCTCCTCGCGGCTCTGCCTCTCGCACGCCTGCAGCACCTGCGGGGAGACCAGGGCTGAGCCCACCGGCCGGGGAGGGGAGCCTGCTGGCCCCCACGGCCGCGGGGTGCAGAGCAAGAGACCCTGAGAGGGGAAGGGACATGCACGGCTGGGCGCGCTGTCCCCAGGTACCTTCTTCATGGCCGTGGAGACAGCGGCTGCCTGGAAATCGGCCTTTGTCACCCACCGGGATGCCGGCAGCTCCGGCTCCTCCTCCCGCTTCACCGGCGCCGCGGCCCTGGGGCCGTCGAGGAGCAGGGAGTACACCACGTACGTCTGGTGGATGTGGGAGAAGACGTGGATGACCTGGGATGCAGAGGGGGCAACGGGGCATTAGCatctgcagggcaggggtggtcgGGAGGGAGCGAGCCGAGTTGTGTCTGTGCTCAGCCTTGGGGCAATGAGTGGCAGGATCCGGCTGAGGGACACGGCACTGGGGCTGAACAGGGAGCCCGGGGGCGCTGTAATCAGGGCAGTGGAGGATGGAGCAAGTGCAAAAGACCCCACTGGGCTTTCAAAATCAACCAACacgccatgccaggcagcccagcGGCAACCTGCCACGACTGctacccccctcccagcaccacaggGCCCTGGGGCAAGGTCCCATCTGTccaggcacacgtggcagctgcccccagTGGTCAAGGAGGCCAGGCCCACAGGGCACGGCACTGACCCCCGCGCGGCCTGACTCACCTCCCCGACGTGCCGCAGGCGACCTGCTGCAACGGCCGTGCCCGTCTGGGCCCGGACGTGCCCCGCCAGCGcctccctctgctgcttctccttcagcCCCGGGGCCACGagcaagctggggaactcccagAGCCCCGCCAGCAAGCCTGGGGGAGACGGACATTGCAGCCAGCCCTGCGGGTCTCAGCGCCCGAGACGGACaccctgtggctgccagcaggaaCCGCGAGCCTGAAGTCGGCGcccatttctgttgctctctgctggactctttaatttccccacctcctcctcaaagCACAAGAGCAGTCCCGGTGTGGCAGGCACTGAATTTAGGGGATGAGACATctccctgcacttgcagggaCACCGCCCAGGGTCCTGCTGGCCTGCCTTGCAATGAGGAAGGGGTTTTGCTTCTCTGTAGAAAGGAGCCGCCCCCCCTTCAGCCCTCAGCATCGGACCCCGGTACCTGAGCTGGGTCTCTGCACAATCAGGAACTCCGGCtccccgcagcggc
Encoded here:
- the HPDL gene encoding 4-hydroxyphenylpyruvate dioxygenase-like protein; the protein is MAASVSRLCHVAFHVPRGQGLASDLVTKFRFRPVAVRETARARQLAVCKGAAVFVVNERREAAPCSGPTWPSPGPGASDFLYDVDPAYAVSTACNVCFELEDIPGVSRRLQDRGCRLAVPPTEVTDADGSVTYSVVRSIVGNVSHTLLDRSRYRGPFLPGFHAVTAAPEGPPDGAEITHVDHITYACPRGSARTVLDWYESCFGFRRFLLHGAEDAGEGYVIRGRGVGLRLMALQGGRAERARPTDGCKLVLAESLPEQGQNQVDTFLEQHGGAGVQHIGLYTTDIVSTAQTLAAAGVQFVEPPRTYYSEAGKTEEIQGAGQDPGALARHGILLDAELAGESPSARRYLMQIFTKPFFPEETFFLELIERRGASGFGEGNIRALWKSVQGYMDRQR